A genomic stretch from Myripristis murdjan chromosome 12, fMyrMur1.1, whole genome shotgun sequence includes:
- the anxa4 gene encoding annexin A4 isoform X1, producing MGLSPLCLKLGNPHSSFTMAAIGNRGTVTEAAGFNADEDAQRLRAAMKGAGTDEAAIIDILAHRTIAQRQRIKEAYKQTVGKDLADDLSSELSGNFEKVVLGLLMLVPVYDAYELRNAIKGAGTEEACLIDILASRTNAEIRTINAFYKKEYEKDLEDAVCGDTSGMFQRVLVSLLTAGRDESNTVDEAQAVQDAKDIYEAGEARWGTDEVKFLTVLCVRNQNHLQRVFKEYQKISGRDIEESIKREMSGCLEDVFLAIVKCMKNKPAFFAERLYKSMKGLGTTDSVLIRIMVSRAEIDMLDIKAEFLKMYGKTLYSFIKGDTSGDYRKILLELCGGEQ from the exons atggGCCTGAG TCCGCTTTGTCTCAAGCTTGGAAATCCTCACTCCTCCTTTACAATGGCAGCG ATTGGAAACCGTGGCACTGTGACAGAGGCAGCTGGGTTCAATGCAGATGAGGACGCCCAGAGACTTAGAGCAGCAATGAAGGGAGCTG gTACTGATGAGGCAGCTATTATTGATATCTTAGCACACCGTACAATTGCTCAAAGGCAGCGCATCAAAGAGGCCTACAAACAAACAGTGGGGAAG gacCTAGCTGATGATCTGAGCTCAGAGCTGAGTGGGAACTTTGAGAAGGTAGTTCTAGGTCTGCTGATGTTGGTGCCTGTGTATGACGCCTATGAGCTGAGAAATGCAATTAAG GGTGCCGGAACAGAAGAGGCTTGTCTCATTGATATTCTAGCTTCAAGGACAAATGCGGAAATAAGAACTATCAATGCTTTCTATAAGAAAG AGTATGAGAAGGATCTGGAAGACGCTGTATGTGGAGATACTTCGGGAATGTTTCAGAGAGTATTGGTCTCTTTACTTACG GCCGGACGGGATGAAAGCAACACGGTGGATGAGGCCCAGGCTGTGCAGGATGCCAAG GATATCTATGAAGCTGGTGAGGCTCGATGGGGAACTGATGAGGTTAAATTCctcactgtgctctgtgtgaGGAACCAAAATCATCTGCAACGAG TGTTCAAGGAGTATCAGAAGATATCTGGTAGAGACATTGAGGAAAGCATTAAGAGGGAGATGTCTGGTTGTCTGGAGGATGTCTTCCTGGCAATTG tgaaatgcatGAAGAACAAGCCAGCATTCTTTGCAGAGCGGTTATACAAATCAATGAAG GGCTTGGGCACCACAGACAGCGTTCTCATCAGAATAATGGTTTCCAGAGCTGAGATTGACATGCTGGACATTAAGGCTGAGTTCCTCAAGATGTATGGAAAAACTCTGTATTCCTTCATCAAG GGAGACACATCTGGTGACTATCGCAAAATTCTGCTGGAGCTGTGTGGAGGAGAGCAGTAG
- the anxa4 gene encoding annexin A4 isoform X2, with the protein MAAIGNRGTVTEAAGFNADEDAQRLRAAMKGAGTDEAAIIDILAHRTIAQRQRIKEAYKQTVGKDLADDLSSELSGNFEKVVLGLLMLVPVYDAYELRNAIKGAGTEEACLIDILASRTNAEIRTINAFYKKEYEKDLEDAVCGDTSGMFQRVLVSLLTAGRDESNTVDEAQAVQDAKDIYEAGEARWGTDEVKFLTVLCVRNQNHLQRVFKEYQKISGRDIEESIKREMSGCLEDVFLAIVKCMKNKPAFFAERLYKSMKGLGTTDSVLIRIMVSRAEIDMLDIKAEFLKMYGKTLYSFIKGDTSGDYRKILLELCGGEQ; encoded by the exons ATGGCAGCG ATTGGAAACCGTGGCACTGTGACAGAGGCAGCTGGGTTCAATGCAGATGAGGACGCCCAGAGACTTAGAGCAGCAATGAAGGGAGCTG gTACTGATGAGGCAGCTATTATTGATATCTTAGCACACCGTACAATTGCTCAAAGGCAGCGCATCAAAGAGGCCTACAAACAAACAGTGGGGAAG gacCTAGCTGATGATCTGAGCTCAGAGCTGAGTGGGAACTTTGAGAAGGTAGTTCTAGGTCTGCTGATGTTGGTGCCTGTGTATGACGCCTATGAGCTGAGAAATGCAATTAAG GGTGCCGGAACAGAAGAGGCTTGTCTCATTGATATTCTAGCTTCAAGGACAAATGCGGAAATAAGAACTATCAATGCTTTCTATAAGAAAG AGTATGAGAAGGATCTGGAAGACGCTGTATGTGGAGATACTTCGGGAATGTTTCAGAGAGTATTGGTCTCTTTACTTACG GCCGGACGGGATGAAAGCAACACGGTGGATGAGGCCCAGGCTGTGCAGGATGCCAAG GATATCTATGAAGCTGGTGAGGCTCGATGGGGAACTGATGAGGTTAAATTCctcactgtgctctgtgtgaGGAACCAAAATCATCTGCAACGAG TGTTCAAGGAGTATCAGAAGATATCTGGTAGAGACATTGAGGAAAGCATTAAGAGGGAGATGTCTGGTTGTCTGGAGGATGTCTTCCTGGCAATTG tgaaatgcatGAAGAACAAGCCAGCATTCTTTGCAGAGCGGTTATACAAATCAATGAAG GGCTTGGGCACCACAGACAGCGTTCTCATCAGAATAATGGTTTCCAGAGCTGAGATTGACATGCTGGACATTAAGGCTGAGTTCCTCAAGATGTATGGAAAAACTCTGTATTCCTTCATCAAG GGAGACACATCTGGTGACTATCGCAAAATTCTGCTGGAGCTGTGTGGAGGAGAGCAGTAG